The Solanum dulcamara chromosome 2, daSolDulc1.2, whole genome shotgun sequence region CACTACAGGCTACATGTAAATAAACCTCTACTCTTaagatatttgaattatttttaacgGCACCCAGCACCTGTAGTATACCTGAATTCGTGTCGTCAAATCTTTAGAGTTAGATCATGAAGAATCTCACCTCTAAATCCACACTCGTATCAGATACCATACTCAAGTCCAAAGCAACTAAAGTATGATTCAATCCCACAAGACAAATGATGGAATGCCAATTATTGAAGAATTTGGTTAAGTGTCATCTTTATGATTGATTCCAATATAGAACTCTTGCTCTCAGTAAAGGGTAGTTCTTCAGTACAAAACATAATTCAATTACAAAATTCagaatgaatttcaaaaatagaaaaaaaaaaaaaagagagaagcaATGAGACGAAAGAATTGCTACATAAATATTGTGGGAAAAAAATAAGGCCAAAATCTTCTTTTGTGTACTGTTACTAATGAAGCAAAAGCATTCTCTATATTCATCAGCTTCCAAAAAATATAGTTTCAGCTTTGTGAGCACCATATAATCCATCAATAAGAAGACCAAGAGGTTCAGACGTCACCGCGCAAGCTTGTGGCCTGGtaatatcaaaatatagaaCTTCCGCTTTTTCATAGTATTCCTCGTTTACACGAGAAGTTAGGAAATTAGCAGTGTTAAAAAGGACTGGACAATCATTAGATTGATGAAATTATGCATTTGCAGAATATCACTTTTTCACGAATGGTTTTTGGCATACAAGTAGTCGCTGGTCACTTCCATTCAGGAGGTCGATCAGCCTGGCTTCCCAGCGGATTTGGGCAGCTAAAGTGCGTGCTTTTTCTATTGTAACCAATGTATCAGAAAGAATAATCCATCCCTGCAACAAGTATATTCTTACAATTCAAATTCATAATAGTATCTCAATGAGAGATACAAGCTAACCTTAGAAGAAAAGTAAATCAAAAGATCATTAAAGAAATATAGAGAGCAAACGGAATATTACCTCAGGCCTTAAAATACGATCCATCTCCAGGAGTAGTTTAAACATGCTGCATTTTTGTGAATCAATATGGGAAAGGAGCCCATTTGCATGGAGCAAATCATATGTTCGGGGATATGTAGGAAAGGGTTCACACCTGGACCAATGTTAGAACAACATCGGAATCAATAGCCAGAATATTTCGAGCATCTAGCAATAAAAACAGTTCAACTCCAATTGCTTTACGAGAATTCAACTGAAAGGActcaaatttcaataatatatCCAGGTGAGGATATGGACGAGCTTCTTATGATGCTGCCTTTCCCCGGTCTTAAATTAATTCTCACTGACTATATAAAGACATGGCTCAGTGAGGATATTATTCTGGTGATGGAGAAGATTACAATCCCAACCAAAAACTATTTAAGCTGACAGTCAACAATAAATTACGGGTGGAACACATCAGGATCATCCAATGCATTTACGATCCTTCTCAATACCAAAGATCAAAATGCAAATGTACTTCAGAATCCAGCAGAATTCCCATGGATAAtcaaatgaaaaaggaaaagatgCGGGAAAATTGAAGTGATGGTAATTCAGGCAACATAAGAGACTAAGAAGTGTAAAAGAGCAAAACAATGCTTATTGCATTTTTTTTATGACCGAAAAATCCCTTTGGACCCAACCCTTTGGGCCAACCACAGCTTTCGAGACATGGGAATGATGATCCCACCCCTCTACTCTTCTTCACTTAAAAACTGGACTTAGCTCGCTTGGAACAGGGCAATAATGCTTATTGCATATTATGGAGGAACGATGTCCTTAGTAGCACACAAGCAAAACAGAACAATGCAATTCTTCATAAAGATGTAATACTAACTAATATGAGAcagaaaatatataataaaatttaactaTCAAGAAAATTAAGAAGAAGAGCGCACTCTTTCCACTTTAGCATGTTCACACATCCAAGCACATGTCTTTGCAAGTCTTTAGAACATTTCTAACAATGTCTCACCAGTTATGCAGAACACCGGCAAAACCTCGATCATATATGAGAGGAAGTGTATTACGCGCCCCAAGAGGAATCACGTTCATCACCCATACTGCTTTTCTTGCCTCCATCAATGCAGCACTAAGACCTCCATAATGAGCATTCATGTCCATGACATTACGCACCATATTATATGGAGGTAATGGATCATCATCACCTGGCCTTTTCGGATGGTCAGAGAAAATCAAGGGTGAGAGCAAAGACCAATAATTTCTCAGAGCTAATTTCCAGAAGTTTGACTCCTCAAAGAAATCATCAGGATGGAGCCCTGTAACAAATCAAAAgattggtaaaaaaaaaatgactgCTAACAATAGAGGGTCAAAATAACGGAGTTGGAGAACAAATATAAAACTGAAAACGTCACAACAACCAATCTAGTTTTGGAAAAACAGAAAGAAAACTTGCCGTGAATTTCAAGCTCAGTTGAGTTCAGATGATCAGATTTGCTATGAATTGGAACCCACCGGTGACTTGTTGTCCCAGATATACAGTGTGAAAGTGGTTGGTAGTACATTTGCATATCATTTCCTTTACAAACTGGTATCTCACCCTTACTGCGACAATTAAATGCAAATTCTCATTGTGGGAGTTAagtggaaaagaaagaaaatgaaaaaggtaAAACTATAACGTGAAAACAGATTGAAACACACGAATATTAACACCAGAGCATAAAGGGTAACTTTTCCCTTTTGCAAAAGGATGTCGGGTAGTTGGGGCATACAATATTTTATAAACAAGTGCACAAATAAAAACAGTTTCAAACCTATCCATGACCCATTAAAAATGTTTTGATGTGTGGTGGTTTGGTGGGATGGCCTGGGGGGGTCACGCTTTAACAAAAAACATGGTCTTCTGTatcttacaacaacaacaacaaccacccagtgaaatcccacaacatggggtctggggagggtagaatgtacgcagaccttactcctaccaaggtatgACGGCtatttcctggagaccctcggcatCTTCTGTATCTTAATAGGCATTATATTTCTAGAATAGTATCCCTGTAATACTTTAGTTCTTTCTTTTTAATCCTGAAAATTAgcttataaattgaattaattaaagcCGAGGAAGCGAGAAACTGAACATAGTCGGAGACTGGGAGTTAATCAGCTACACACATTGGCTTTCTTAGTAGACTTACCTGGATGTATAACACTGAGAATCAGCTGTCTTCTGCCAAATAAAAGTCTCTTCTTGCTGTGCCAAAAGAGACCAACAGAGCTTCTTAGTGAATTCTTCCAGTGAACTAGACGTGCTTCCCTTCTTTGTAGTGCTAGTACTATCCTGCTGATGTGTTGTGGGTGAGGTTAAGACAAAGTAACCACCAGGTTTGAGTATACGGTCAATTTCAATAAGAAACAGCCCATCTGTTTTGTCAAATCATTGTCAGTTTCAtgctataaaatttattttcaaattttaacaaGACTTGAATGGAACTTTAAATGTTTAGAAGGCGATATGAGATCTGAAATTGTTTCATCATGATAACTGACAGATGAAAAGAACGTGTTTTTGATTTTCTCTACAGAAAATGTGAAACAACAAAATCAACTATAGACTAGAATGCATCCGTAAATAAGAATATGGTGCTGGTTTCTAAACAATAATATCTTTTAAGCTCCAGCTTAAGGTCAATCATCCCACACACAAGATGGTCTAAGCTTTCAGGAAGCTTCCATTAGCGGTCCAGCACACGTGAGACAGAGACAGAGACAGGGCaggattttgaatttaaaagaTAATTGATCAGTGGGACACTAGTAAAATCTAGCTAAATAGGCAATACCAAGCAACATTATTCTATTTGGAAACTATGTTAACCAGTGTAGGGGGTTAATCATATAACAGATGGAAAGGAATCGGTGTAACGTTACTAGGAGTGGATTCGACAATTGACATCATGAAATAAACATGGAAATGAAGTAAATATCATAGTTAATACAATGGAGattacaaatataataagattaGTCACTCATAAATGCGTGATGGAAAACAGTACTTCCTCAAAGCACAACTGCGACAATACCTTTGCTATCCCAAATGATTCCACATTGAGCACAGTGAACCATGTCATAGGACAATGACGGAAATGGAAGctgttttgaaataaaattgcCAATGACAGCAGGAAGTCCTCTCTCGAGTGCTAACTGAACTTGGCTACCAGATGGCTCATATGCTGCCACACAAAGAGC contains the following coding sequences:
- the LOC129880100 gene encoding probable methyltransferase PMT5, translating into MRSPLLNKLSLIFGPRPPLNWILLCLVSVFMLIAYSGSFSSTTFDSVTSSVKPDIYTNYRKLKEQARNDYLELKSISLGANRIKDVGLCGKERENYVPCYNVSANLLVGLKDGEEFDRHCELSQEYQDCLVRPPKEYKIPLTWPAGRDAIWSGNVKLTKDQFLSSGSMTKRLMLVEENQIAFHSEDGMIVDGVKDYSHLIAEMIGLGSDTEFLQAGVHTVLDIGCGFGGFGAHLHSLMLMALCVAAYEPSGSQVQLALERGLPAVIGNFISKQLPFPSLSYDMVHCAQCGIIWDSKDGLFLIEIDRILKPGGYFVLTSPTTHQQDSTSTTKKGSTSSSLEEFTKKLCWSLLAQQEETFIWQKTADSQCYTSSKGEIPVCKGNDMQMYYQPLSHCISGTTSHRWVPIHSKSDHLNSTELEIHGLHPDDFFEESNFWKLALRNYWSLLSPLIFSDHPKRPGDDDPLPPYNMVRNVMDMNAHYGGLSAALMEARKAVWVMNVIPLGARNTLPLIYDRGFAGVLHNWCEPFPTYPRTYDLLHANGLLSHIDSQKCSMFKLLLEMDRILRPEGWIILSDTLVTIEKARTLAAQIRWEARLIDLLNGSDQRLLVCQKPFVKK